A single region of the Jatrophihabitans sp. GAS493 genome encodes:
- the argH gene encoding argininosuccinate lyase: protein MTKQDAAPKAAGTELLSGATPLWGGRFSSGPSAALQKLSLSVHFDWRLAPYDLQGSKAHARVLHRANLLTDDELAQMLAALDGLQIAVANGEFVPTVDDEDVHTALERGLIEELGTLGGKLRAGRSRNDQVATDLRLYLRDHARQVAGAIADLEAALVELANDHREVAMPGMTHLQHAQPVLFAHHLLAHVHALARDVDRLRDWDRRAAVSPLGSGALAGSSLPLDPAAVAADLGFDRPAANSVDAVSDRDFVAEFLFIAALLGVHLSRIGEEVILWATSEFRWVRLHDSWATGSSIMPQKKNPDIAELARGKSGRFIGNLTGLLATLKALPLAYDRDLQEDKEPVFDTVEQLLMLLPAVTGMMATLTIDRDRLTAAAPEGFALATDVAEWLVREGVPFREAHEVSGAFVSYCEARELDLPDLTDEQLVEVSPHLTPAVRSVLSVEGALQARSSVGGTSPARVLEQIENLRRDISAQQTWASAYPAR, encoded by the coding sequence TTGACTAAGCAAGATGCGGCCCCTAAAGCCGCCGGAACGGAACTGCTCAGTGGGGCAACGCCACTGTGGGGCGGGCGTTTCAGCAGCGGTCCCTCAGCGGCGCTGCAGAAGCTGTCACTCTCCGTCCATTTCGATTGGCGGCTGGCGCCGTATGACCTGCAGGGGTCGAAGGCGCACGCCCGGGTACTGCACCGGGCCAACCTGCTCACCGACGACGAGCTGGCCCAGATGCTCGCGGCGCTGGACGGGTTGCAGATCGCGGTCGCGAACGGCGAATTCGTGCCGACCGTCGACGACGAGGACGTGCACACGGCGCTGGAGCGCGGGCTGATCGAAGAGCTCGGCACGCTGGGCGGCAAGCTTCGGGCCGGGCGTAGCCGCAACGACCAGGTGGCGACCGACCTGCGGCTCTATCTGCGCGATCACGCCCGTCAGGTTGCCGGCGCAATTGCCGATCTTGAGGCAGCGCTGGTCGAGTTGGCCAATGATCACCGCGAAGTGGCCATGCCCGGCATGACCCATCTGCAGCACGCGCAGCCGGTCCTCTTCGCCCATCATCTGCTGGCTCACGTCCACGCACTGGCCCGCGATGTCGACCGGCTTCGTGATTGGGACCGGCGGGCAGCCGTCTCGCCCCTCGGATCCGGCGCGCTGGCCGGCTCGTCACTGCCGCTGGACCCGGCGGCGGTGGCCGCCGACTTGGGCTTCGATCGGCCGGCGGCCAACTCGGTGGACGCGGTCTCAGACCGTGACTTCGTCGCGGAGTTCCTCTTCATCGCGGCGCTGCTCGGCGTGCATCTCTCCCGAATCGGCGAGGAGGTGATTCTCTGGGCCACCAGCGAGTTCAGGTGGGTGCGGCTACACGACTCATGGGCCACCGGATCGTCGATCATGCCGCAGAAGAAGAACCCCGATATCGCGGAGTTGGCCCGCGGCAAGTCCGGGCGGTTCATCGGCAATCTGACCGGGTTGCTGGCCACTCTGAAGGCGCTGCCGCTGGCCTACGACCGGGATCTGCAGGAGGACAAGGAGCCGGTCTTCGATACCGTCGAGCAATTGCTGATGCTGCTGCCCGCCGTGACCGGCATGATGGCGACCCTGACGATTGATCGCGATCGTCTGACCGCCGCGGCCCCCGAAGGCTTTGCGTTGGCCACCGACGTCGCTGAGTGGTTGGTCCGCGAGGGCGTGCCATTCCGCGAGGCTCACGAGGTCTCCGGCGCCTTCGTCTCCTACTGCGAGGCGCGGGAGCTTGACCTGCCGGATCTGACCGACGAGCAGCTCGTCGAAGTGAGCCCTCATCTGACTCCGGCGGTGCGGTCGGTGCTCAGTGTCGAGGGGGCGCTGCAGGCCCGGTCCTCTGTCGGCGGCACGTCGCCGGCCCGAGTGCTCGAGCAGATCGAGAATCTGCGCCGCGACATCTCCGCTCAGCAGACCTGGGCCAGCGCCTATCCGGCTCGGTGA
- a CDS encoding DNA-3-methyladenine glycosylase, with protein sequence MVDRAELAAAAVVVAPRLLGAVIQSRVGGDAVSIRITEVEAYEGSDDPASHAFRGPTPRTEVMFGEAGHLYVYFTYGMHWCANVVCGVDGAASAVLLRAGEVVEGVAVASARRPAARAPRDLARGPARLASCLGLVGGDSGADLCDSTATAAVARRSPVTLLSLGEEPVFLTGPRVGISVAVDRPWRFWLPDDPTVSAFRPGKARAAQRHRAD encoded by the coding sequence ATGGTCGATCGAGCGGAGTTGGCCGCAGCTGCCGTCGTGGTGGCGCCACGCCTGCTCGGGGCGGTGATCCAGTCACGGGTCGGTGGTGACGCGGTCTCGATCCGAATCACCGAGGTCGAAGCCTACGAAGGCTCCGACGACCCGGCTTCGCACGCGTTCCGGGGCCCCACCCCGCGCACCGAGGTCATGTTCGGCGAGGCCGGGCATCTCTATGTCTACTTCACCTACGGGATGCATTGGTGCGCGAACGTCGTCTGCGGCGTCGATGGTGCGGCTTCCGCCGTTCTGCTCCGGGCCGGCGAGGTGGTCGAAGGCGTCGCGGTCGCGTCTGCACGTCGACCCGCTGCACGGGCGCCCCGTGATCTCGCCCGCGGACCGGCCCGGTTGGCCAGCTGCCTCGGGTTGGTCGGAGGCGACAGCGGGGCCGACCTGTGTGATTCCACCGCTACGGCTGCCGTTGCCCGACGCAGCCCGGTAACGCTGCTCTCGCTGGGGGAGGAGCCGGTATTCCTGACCGGGCCGCGGGTCGGTATCAGCGTCGCCGTCGATCGTCCGTGGCGCTTCTGGCTCCCCGATGATCCGACCGTGTCGGCGTTTCGGCCGGGGAAGGCGAGAGCCGCTCAACGGCACCGGGCAGACTAG
- the tyrS gene encoding tyrosine--tRNA ligase, translated as MSDDQTPEQFPPSLERAREVLSFGAAQILPSDGLTERLLAAHREGRPLRVKLGIDPSGSELTLGHAVVLRKLRQFQDFGHTAVLVVGGFTGQVGDPSGRTATRVAQSADQVVANAQSYFDQVMRILDPDRTEVVNNAEWLGTMQVAEILGYTRQLTVAQLLERDDFSRRFAAHQPITLSEFFYPLLQGIDSVEVRADIELGGTDQTFNNLVGRELQRSRGQAPQAVLTVPLLVGTDGVEKMGKSLGNYIAINDTADEQFGKLMKIPDSVVGLYAQLCTAMTPEEVAALTAAAAAGGADANRAKRAMAVAVVTLYHGKPAADAAQARFDAIFKRGELQVDAPPAQLPEGDSIHLPAVLAAAGLAPSSSAARRLIDEGAVRVDGQLVGAKQYDLERIALENKVLTVGKRRAVTLRGSAG; from the coding sequence GTGAGTGATGACCAGACCCCTGAACAGTTCCCACCGTCGCTGGAGCGAGCCCGGGAGGTGCTCTCCTTCGGTGCGGCCCAGATCCTGCCGTCCGACGGACTGACCGAGCGGTTGCTCGCCGCCCACCGGGAGGGGCGGCCGCTACGGGTGAAGCTCGGGATCGACCCGTCCGGGTCGGAGTTGACCCTCGGGCACGCAGTGGTGCTCCGCAAGTTGCGTCAGTTCCAGGACTTCGGGCATACCGCGGTGCTGGTGGTCGGTGGCTTCACCGGCCAGGTCGGCGACCCCTCTGGACGCACGGCGACCCGGGTGGCCCAGTCCGCGGACCAGGTGGTGGCCAACGCGCAGAGCTACTTCGACCAGGTGATGCGCATCCTGGATCCGGATCGCACCGAGGTCGTGAACAATGCCGAGTGGCTGGGGACGATGCAGGTTGCCGAGATCCTCGGGTACACCCGACAGCTCACCGTCGCCCAGTTGCTTGAACGCGACGACTTCTCGCGGCGTTTCGCCGCCCACCAGCCGATCACGCTCTCCGAATTCTTCTACCCGTTGCTGCAGGGCATCGACTCGGTGGAGGTCCGGGCCGACATCGAACTCGGCGGTACCGATCAGACCTTCAACAATCTCGTCGGACGCGAACTGCAACGCTCGCGTGGCCAGGCGCCGCAGGCGGTGCTGACCGTTCCGCTGCTCGTCGGTACCGATGGCGTGGAGAAGATGGGCAAGTCGCTCGGCAACTACATCGCCATCAACGACACCGCCGATGAGCAGTTCGGGAAGCTGATGAAGATCCCGGATTCAGTGGTCGGGCTCTACGCCCAGCTGTGTACTGCGATGACCCCGGAGGAGGTCGCTGCGCTCACCGCGGCGGCCGCAGCCGGCGGCGCGGACGCCAATCGGGCCAAGCGCGCCATGGCGGTAGCCGTGGTGACGCTTTACCACGGCAAGCCGGCGGCCGACGCCGCGCAGGCGCGCTTCGACGCGATCTTCAAGCGGGGCGAACTACAGGTCGATGCGCCGCCGGCCCAGTTGCCCGAAGGCGATTCGATTCACCTGCCGGCGGTGCTGGCCGCGGCCGGTCTGGCACCGAGTTCGAGCGCCGCTCGCCGTCTCATCGACGAGGGCGCAGTACGCGTCGACGGCCAACTGGTGGGGGCAAAGCAGTACGACCTCGAGAGAATCGCCTTAGAAAATAAGGTACTTACCGTGGGAAAGCGGAGAGCCGTCACGCTGCGCGGGTCGGCGGGATAG